In a genomic window of Gavia stellata isolate bGavSte3 chromosome 30, bGavSte3.hap2, whole genome shotgun sequence:
- the TOMM6 gene encoding mitochondrial import receptor subunit TOM6 homolog, translated as MQRGTSQAPWGTALVASPPGPGAAPQGLRGWLRSAYRFATDRNDFRRNLLVNLGLFAAGVWVARNLTDIDLMAPQPVP; from the exons ATGCAAAGGGGCACCTCCCAGGCTCCCTGGGGGACAGCCCTTGTGGCTTCCCCACC tGGGCCGGGGGCCGCGCCGCAGGGGCTGCGCGGGTGGCTGCGGAGCGCCTACCGCTTCGCCACCGACCGGAACGACTTCCGCAG GAACCTGCTGGTGAACCTGGGGCTCTTCGCCGCGGGAGTCTGGGTCGCCCGCAACCTGACGGACATCGACCTGATGGCCCCGCAGCCCGTCCCGTAG